Part of the Listeria innocua genome is shown below.
GCGAACATGAACATCGGAGAAGAAGTAGTTTTTGCGCTCTGCTTCCATAACAGCGATAATATCATCTGGGTTGGAAGTTAGCGGATAAGTTGGCATTGCTAGGACCATGCAGCCGATTTGAGCTTCGGGCATGATTTCGTGACCAATTTTTGTAGCCAGCGCGCTCGCCACAAGTTCGTGGTGGACAGCTTGGTATAAGTCTTTTTGAGATAATTTATCTGGGCTTGTAGAAATACCGCCGCTCATGAATGGTGCGTGTAAAATGGAGTTGATTTCATTGAATGTTAGCCAGTATTTTACTTTGCCTTTGTAGCGATTAAATACAGTGCGGACATAGTTTTCATAGAAGTCGATCATTTTTCTATTTACCCAGCCGTCGTAAGTTTTCGATAAGTGAAGTGGTGTTTCATAGTGAGATAAAGTGATTAGCGGTTCAATATTATGTGCTAGAAGTTCGTCGAATAAATCATCGTAAAATTGTAGTCCTGCTTCGTTTGGCTCAGTTTCGTCACCATTTGGGAAGATACGGGACCAAGCGATGGAAGTACGGAAAACCTTGAAGCCCATTTCAGCAAAAAGTTTCACGTCGTCTTTGTAACGATGATAAAAGTCGATTCCTTCTAATTTTAAGTTATCTGGTGTTGGACCGTCAGTAATTTGACCGAATCCGCCTTTTGGAGTAACATCTTGAACGGAAAGTCCTTTTCCATCAACGTTGTAAGCGCCTTCGAATTGATTTGCGGCAGCAGCTCCACCCCATAAAAAGTCGGCTGGAAATCCTGTATTTGTATGCATGTTAAAAACTCCTTTTCTACATTTTAAAGTATCTATAAAAAAAACCAAATACTTTTCTAAATAAATGCAGAGAAACATTGTACTTAGAAAAATATTTGGTTATGCCCGGCTTTCGTCGGTAACATTCCGATTTATAATTAAAATATAGCAAAAATAACTAGGATAGTCAACGGAAACAGATAACATCTACTCTGTTTGGAGCGGATGTTATTTACGTTTAGAAAGAGTGAGCATACCGAATAAAATGCTTGCTGTGCTCGCGGATTCGTCTGTTTTTGTTGAATTTGATTGTCTTACAGAACTGACTTGCTCTTGTGCTATTCCTGCGTTCAGTTGTTGTTCTGGACTGGTCACAGTATCAATTTGCGCCAGTACGTCATTATGGGTTACTTTTTTCATAATATTTCCACCTGTCTCTGTATTTGAACGAACAATAGAAATTATACTATTATTATAGCCCTAACATGAATTTCCATTTTTAGTCACCGATTCCATAATGGGAGTTTTTATATAAAAATAGACTTTTAGAAGAATAACTTTGCTTGAAAAGTAGCGTTTTAGTGCATTTAATGAGCTGTTTATGGCAAATGTATTGTATTGTTT
Proteins encoded:
- a CDS encoding glycoside hydrolase family 1 protein, translated to MHTNTGFPADFLWGGAAAANQFEGAYNVDGKGLSVQDVTPKGGFGQITDGPTPDNLKLEGIDFYHRYKDDVKLFAEMGFKVFRTSIAWSRIFPNGDETEPNEAGLQFYDDLFDELLAHNIEPLITLSHYETPLHLSKTYDGWVNRKMIDFYENYVRTVFNRYKGKVKYWLTFNEINSILHAPFMSGGISTSPDKLSQKDLYQAVHHELVASALATKIGHEIMPEAQIGCMVLAMPTYPLTSNPDDIIAVMEAERKNYFFSDVHVRGAYPGYMKRYFRENNIELDVTEEDLEILKNTVDFISFSYYMSTTETADESKRKAGAGNILGGVQNPYLEASEWGWQIDPKGLRVVLNEFWDRYQKPLFIVENGLGAIDQLEQDENGNYTVNDDYRINYLSAHLSQVKEAIKDGVELMGYTSWGCIDLVSASTAEMKKRYGFIYVDRNNDGTGTLNRYKKKSFDWYKNVIATNGEDL